The Flavobacterium sp. HJ-32-4 genome contains a region encoding:
- a CDS encoding ATP-binding protein yields the protein MTSAALLLILATYVGLLFVIAHWAEKRAYVRWTTNPYVYTLSLAVYCSAWTYYGSVGMAAKSGVAFLTIYLGPVIAVPAWIILMRRIIRIAKANKVASIADFISLRYANSRFLGALVTLVCLFAILPYIALQLKAISETFHLVTGTSHSSNVFSDTTTYIALALALFASYYGTRYADAAEKRRGIVMAVALESVLKLFFFVLLGGYVAFVVFDGFDDLYQKAHVLPDFVQKHSVAVFPQAINWFFLCLLSFFAIFLLPRQFHMAVIENSRERHLKTAIWLFPLYLLLFNLFVYPIAWGGNVLFAGQSVTPDFFPLLIPQFFHNSTMTVLVFLGGFSAAISMIVASSIGLSIMLSNNLVIPYGLLGRLKRDGEGWDNRRILNIRKVSIFLLITGAFCLYRGIILDYDLFSVGLVSFVIIAQLAPSFFGALLWRRGSKAGAIAGLIGGFLVCTYTLLLPYIIGTTGSDSTFVTAGFMGMSGLRPFSLLGLTYLEPVPHALFWSLLVNGGLYLIVSVSFKGNYRERNYAEMFIDIDRYASKHESAFIWKGTAYIADIRRVLVRFLGENATRRELAFFRRKYGTDPEQQLADPRMIKFAENLLTGHIGTASARILISSVVKEEKVPLTEVLKILEESRENIVVNRKLREASAELEALTAQLREANEELLEKDRQKDEFLDTVSHELRTPITAIRAATEILHDDDDIPNELRRNFLQNIMSESDRLNRLINKILDLEKFESGKQSLDLAPHLISDALSEVLAQLKPIADAKGILIEVDIATTRPVLYDHDRIVQVLMNLVSNALKFCREEGGRITITASSKDQALEVAVADNGKGIAPTDLDAIFDKFYQVKHQNLRKPEGSGLGLAICRKIIDHHGGRIWADNRENSGALLTFILPEPTEHEKDTHR from the coding sequence ATTGGGCCGAGAAGCGCGCCTATGTCCGCTGGACGACCAATCCGTATGTCTACACCTTGTCGCTGGCGGTATACTGCAGCGCCTGGACCTATTACGGAAGCGTCGGCATGGCAGCCAAAAGCGGTGTGGCCTTTCTCACGATTTACCTGGGTCCGGTGATTGCCGTGCCCGCCTGGATCATTCTCATGCGACGCATCATCCGGATTGCGAAAGCGAACAAAGTGGCCAGCATCGCCGATTTTATCTCCCTTCGCTACGCCAACAGCCGGTTCCTGGGGGCACTGGTGACACTGGTATGCCTTTTTGCCATCCTGCCATACATCGCATTACAACTGAAAGCAATATCCGAGACCTTTCACCTGGTAACCGGCACCTCACACAGCTCCAACGTATTTTCCGACACAACCACCTACATCGCGTTGGCACTGGCACTTTTTGCTTCGTATTACGGCACCCGCTATGCAGACGCTGCAGAGAAACGACGGGGTATCGTCATGGCGGTGGCGTTAGAATCGGTACTCAAGCTGTTCTTCTTTGTGCTGCTTGGTGGTTACGTGGCTTTCGTGGTGTTTGATGGCTTCGATGACCTCTACCAAAAGGCCCATGTCTTGCCCGACTTCGTTCAGAAGCACTCGGTTGCGGTTTTCCCACAGGCCATCAACTGGTTTTTCCTGTGCCTGTTGTCGTTTTTCGCCATCTTCCTGCTGCCGCGCCAATTTCACATGGCGGTGATCGAAAATAGCCGGGAGCGCCACCTAAAGACGGCTATCTGGTTGTTTCCTTTGTATTTGCTGCTCTTCAATCTGTTCGTCTATCCCATAGCGTGGGGCGGAAACGTCTTGTTCGCCGGTCAATCGGTGACGCCGGATTTTTTTCCGTTGCTCATCCCGCAATTCTTCCACAATAGCACGATGACCGTCCTGGTGTTTCTCGGAGGATTTTCCGCGGCTATTTCAATGATTGTAGCGTCGTCTATCGGGCTTTCCATCATGCTTAGCAACAACCTTGTCATCCCGTATGGACTGCTCGGCCGCCTGAAGCGCGATGGGGAAGGGTGGGACAACCGTCGTATCCTCAACATCCGTAAAGTGTCGATTTTCCTATTGATTACCGGCGCCTTTTGTTTGTATCGTGGCATCATCCTGGATTATGACCTATTTTCCGTGGGACTCGTTTCCTTTGTCATCATCGCACAATTAGCACCTTCTTTCTTCGGGGCCCTTTTGTGGCGAAGGGGATCGAAGGCGGGGGCGATTGCCGGACTCATCGGCGGTTTCCTTGTGTGCACCTATACGTTATTACTTCCTTACATAATTGGCACTACCGGATCCGACAGCACCTTCGTGACTGCGGGCTTTATGGGGATGTCCGGATTGCGTCCGTTTTCCCTACTCGGACTTACGTATCTTGAGCCGGTGCCGCACGCGTTGTTTTGGAGCCTGTTGGTCAACGGCGGACTTTACCTGATCGTATCCGTTAGCTTCAAAGGCAATTACCGCGAACGCAATTATGCCGAGATGTTCATCGATATTGATCGCTATGCGTCGAAGCACGAAAGCGCTTTTATCTGGAAGGGAACGGCGTATATCGCCGACATCCGGAGGGTATTGGTGCGGTTTCTGGGGGAAAATGCCACCCGCCGTGAACTGGCGTTCTTCCGTCGGAAATACGGCACCGATCCCGAGCAGCAACTCGCCGACCCGCGGATGATCAAATTTGCGGAGAACCTGCTCACGGGGCATATAGGCACGGCATCTGCCCGCATCCTGATTTCGAGCGTGGTGAAGGAGGAAAAAGTGCCCCTGACGGAAGTCCTGAAAATTTTGGAAGAGTCGCGCGAGAACATTGTCGTCAACCGCAAATTGCGGGAAGCCTCGGCCGAACTGGAAGCCCTTACCGCCCAACTCCGCGAAGCCAATGAAGAACTGTTGGAGAAAGACCGGCAGAAAGACGAGTTCCTCGACACAGTTTCACACGAGTTGCGCACGCCCATTACCGCCATTCGTGCGGCAACCGAGATCCTCCACGATGATGACGACATCCCGAATGAACTGCGTCGGAACTTCCTGCAGAACATCATGTCAGAATCGGATCGCCTCAACCGCCTCATCAATAAAATCCTTGATCTTGAGAAGTTTGAATCAGGCAAACAATCCCTTGATTTGGCACCGCATCTCATTTCCGACGCGCTCTCAGAAGTTCTGGCCCAACTAAAACCGATAGCGGATGCGAAAGGCATCCTGATAGAAGTCGACATCGCCACCACGCGCCCTGTTCTGTATGACCATGACCGTATCGTGCAGGTGCTGATGAACCTCGTATCGAATGCGTTGAAGTTTTGTCGGGAAGAGGGGGGAAGGATTACCATCACCGCTAGCAGCAAAGACCAGGCGTTGGAAGTAGCCGTCGCCGACAACGGAAAAGGGATCGCGCCCACCGACCTCGACGCCATTTTCGACAAATTTTACCAGGTGAAGCACCAGAACCTGCGGAAACCGGAGGGCAGCGGACTCGGGCTCGCCATCTGCCGAAAAATCATCGATCACCACGGCGGACGCATTTGGGCGGACAATCGTGAAAATTCCGGCGCCTTGCTTACCTTTATACTGCCTGAACCCACCGAACATGAAAAAGATACTCATCGTTGA